In the genome of bacterium, the window GCGGCGTGATCCCGGCCTCGTTCCACTCGCCGATATGGGGCTCGACCTCTGCTTTCACAAAACGCTGGAACTGTTGGCGAAACTCCAGGTGTTCGTCGGAAAAAATCTCTCTGCGCAACTCAGTCCCTCCTCTGGCGGGCTCGTTCGAGATCTACCTCGTGGGGTTTCGAGTCGCAAGTCCCATCCCTGAGCTAGGGAGACAGGGGTGCTATACTTCCTATACGCGATCCGTCCCGAGAGC includes:
- a CDS encoding acyl-CoA dehydrogenase family protein — translated: MRREIFSDEHLEFRQQFQRFVKAEVEPHIGEWNEAGITP